A window of Pyrobaculum aerophilum str. IM2 contains these coding sequences:
- a CDS encoding V-type ATPase subunit, with protein sequence MSSVIKRPSLGPRVRGLRIRELPREKLLSVIYANTLEEFLNVLKTTTYSVTLDRLTRENLSELRKNLIKIYIDRIKSIFLGSSNEVKLVILQSIKYFEYENIRNLSIAIKAGKSPEDFLLWEPLEFSRRRHVIAGLLGAKNLEEIGERLRQMRHPAYKAFDMAFKYGEDKLSIFLDRQWVEDFSTSPLAEKDKTLRMFTADIKEYFNTLIALRARIWGLTEELGELIIGKPTPIVQSAVRDPPTRFLENAEAAPWGKILLDMVAEAPSLENIAVAMDNIYPAYIKRLSDIYTARFSEFSLGALAAHLEYMRAEVLTLIRAASLLAEGVPAEKRRKIFEPLTR encoded by the coding sequence ATGAGTTCTGTAATTAAGAGGCCGTCGTTAGGCCCTAGAGTAAGGGGGCTTAGGATTAGGGAATTACCCCGCGAAAAGCTGTTATCTGTAATATACGCCAATACGCTAGAAGAATTTCTAAACGTCCTTAAGACGACCACCTATAGTGTGACTCTAGATAGGCTAACTCGCGAAAATCTCTCTGAGTTGCGAAAAAACTTAATAAAGATATATATTGATAGAATAAAATCTATATTCTTAGGATCAAGTAATGAAGTAAAATTAGTAATTCTACAATCAATAAAATATTTCGAATATGAAAACATCAGAAATCTCTCTATTGCTATAAAGGCAGGAAAAAGCCCAGAGGACTTCCTTTTATGGGAGCCCCTTGAATTCAGTAGAAGAAGACATGTAATAGCCGGCTTACTAGGTGCGAAAAACTTGGAAGAAATTGGCGAGAGACTTCGACAGATGAGACACCCTGCCTATAAGGCTTTTGACATGGCCTTTAAATATGGTGAGGATAAATTGAGTATATTTCTTGATAGACAATGGGTAGAGGACTTTTCCACATCGCCTCTGGCAGAAAAGGATAAAACATTGCGAATGTTCACGGCAGATATAAAAGAGTATTTTAATACTCTCATAGCGCTGAGGGCTAGAATTTGGGGATTAACTGAAGAACTTGGCGAATTAATAATCGGCAAGCCAACGCCCATTGTCCAGTCAGCAGTGAGAGATCCCCCTACGCGATTTTTAGAAAATGCAGAAGCCGCCCCGTGGGGCAAGATTCTATTAGACATGGTGGCTGAGGCTCCTTCACTTGAAAACATAGCGGTCGCAATGGATAATATATATCCCGCATATATCAAGCGCCTATCTGATATATACACGGCCAGGTTTTCTGAATTCTCCCTAGGCGCCTTGGCCGCACATCTTGAATACATGAGGGCAGAGGTATTAACACTAATTAGAGCTGCCTCTCTCTTAGCAGAGGGAGTGCCCGCCGAAAAAAGGCGAAAAATTTTTGAGCCGCTGACCAGATAA
- a CDS encoding TIGR00296 family protein translates to MFRPYSLEEGTFLVRLARAVVEKYLTTGRIEVPESVFPKLLSDNYGVFTTIESIHGDKYELRGCIGYPEGYRNTLYATVFSAIGACCQDPRFPALRREELASVIFEVSILSPLNLLEVDPRKYPEIIEVGRHGLVVKRGPYSGLLLPQVPVEECWSPEEFLMHTCIKAWLPGDCWLDKKTKLYIYEAQIFREKSPGGEVYERDLVSEFARCQR, encoded by the coding sequence ATGTTCCGCCCATATTCCCTAGAAGAAGGGACCTTTTTAGTCAGACTGGCAAGGGCCGTGGTAGAGAAATATTTAACCACTGGCAGGATTGAAGTGCCAGAGAGCGTTTTTCCCAAATTACTAAGCGATAACTACGGAGTGTTTACGACAATAGAGAGCATACATGGAGATAAATATGAACTAAGGGGGTGTATAGGCTATCCCGAGGGATATAGAAACACTCTTTACGCCACAGTATTCAGCGCGATAGGAGCTTGTTGTCAAGACCCGAGATTCCCGGCGTTACGGAGGGAGGAGCTGGCGTCTGTAATATTCGAAGTAAGTATCTTAAGCCCGTTGAATCTTCTGGAGGTAGATCCCCGGAAATACCCAGAGATTATAGAAGTGGGGCGCCACGGTTTGGTAGTGAAGAGAGGCCCCTACTCGGGCCTTCTGCTCCCACAAGTCCCGGTGGAGGAGTGCTGGAGTCCCGAGGAGTTTTTAATGCACACGTGTATTAAGGCTTGGCTACCCGGCGACTGCTGGCTTGATAAAAAGACGAAACTGTATATCTACGAGGCGCAGATATTTCGCGAAAAGTCGCCAGGCGGCGAGGTATATGAACGCGATCTAGTTTCTGAATTTGCTAGATGTCAAAGATAA
- a CDS encoding slipin family protein: MILQIVEQVAFAILVLFAVIVLVVILSSAIRIIPEYQRAVKFRLGRVVGVVGPGLVFIIPIIETIMRYDLRIEVVDVPAQRALTKDNVEVTIDAAIYLRVIDALKTALTVRNHVPAVAIYAASTLRDVVGMVDLDTLLSHRDEIAKRIASIVDEHVTPWGIKVTAVAIKDIKLPEVLLRAMASQAEAERVRRAKITLASAEYEASKIYLEAAERYSQNPTAVQLRMIDALIEIAREHNLIIVTPPTMEYVALPVAISKKEQK; encoded by the coding sequence ATGATATTACAGATCGTGGAACAAGTTGCATTTGCAATACTTGTCCTCTTCGCGGTGATAGTTCTCGTCGTCATTCTCTCTTCGGCAATACGTATAATACCTGAATACCAAAGGGCTGTTAAGTTTAGACTTGGCCGCGTAGTTGGGGTGGTAGGACCTGGGCTGGTTTTCATAATCCCTATAATTGAGACAATAATGCGTTACGATTTGAGAATAGAGGTTGTAGACGTGCCCGCACAGCGTGCCTTAACAAAAGACAACGTTGAAGTAACTATAGATGCCGCTATATATCTTCGCGTTATAGATGCCTTAAAGACAGCGCTCACAGTGAGAAATCACGTGCCTGCCGTGGCGATTTACGCGGCGTCTACTCTTCGCGACGTCGTGGGCATGGTGGACTTGGACACGCTTCTCTCTCATAGAGATGAAATTGCGAAAAGAATAGCGTCTATTGTGGATGAACACGTCACCCCGTGGGGCATAAAGGTCACAGCAGTGGCTATTAAAGACATCAAACTGCCGGAGGTGTTATTACGCGCCATGGCGAGCCAGGCAGAGGCAGAAAGAGTGAGGCGTGCAAAGATAACTCTCGCCTCAGCGGAATATGAAGCCAGTAAGATCTATTTAGAGGCCGCCGAGAGATACTCTCAAAACCCCACTGCCGTTCAGCTGAGAATGATAGACGCGTTGATTGAAATAGCGAGAGAGCACAACTTAATAATAGTCACGCCGCCAACAATGGAATACGTCGCTCTCCCAGTGGCAATAAGTAAAAAAGAACAGAAATGA
- a CDS encoding NfeD family protein, whose protein sequence is MRIGVLLSLAVVFLHAYVVSSVYVVEINNVIGPYTLSQVQRAISLAEQNNGAVLLLLSTPGGLADVTLQIMREIGNSPVPVIGYVYPDYSYAWSAGTYILMSTHIAAMAPHTVIGSCQPIAGGTPINESKTLNALIGYLETVSKSYGRNGTFARLCITQNLNLGAEEALRQRVIDVIAIDINDLLKKINGTLVLLRNQKTQLIITSTILKRAEPTITETLQMWLSDPVVSSILSLLAFILLLAAFLTGHPAAVVAAIILLVISMFSFLPTAWLGLALIIMGAVLIMAEILMGMAAHGAVAGVGAVLLIIGFLSAYPANFFSGELIHIKDWWLIQLGLYIDIAIFLGFLSFVIYKIIILYKQRPPSEFLTSLKGVEGVAIDDIGPESPGFVKVFGEYWRAVSDTPVRKGCRIRVVETIGDMLKVEPLQC, encoded by the coding sequence ATGAGAATAGGCGTCCTCCTCTCTCTAGCTGTAGTCTTTTTACACGCCTATGTTGTGTCGTCAGTTTACGTAGTTGAAATAAACAACGTCATAGGGCCCTATACTCTTTCACAAGTGCAAAGGGCTATATCACTAGCAGAACAGAACAACGGAGCTGTTCTTTTGTTATTATCCACTCCAGGCGGTTTGGCAGACGTCACCCTTCAAATTATGAGAGAAATTGGCAACTCCCCCGTCCCCGTAATTGGGTATGTTTATCCCGACTACAGCTATGCGTGGTCTGCAGGCACTTACATACTCATGTCTACGCATATAGCTGCCATGGCCCCTCACACAGTTATTGGGTCTTGCCAGCCAATAGCCGGAGGCACTCCAATAAACGAATCTAAAACCCTTAACGCATTAATAGGATATCTCGAGACGGTATCTAAATCCTACGGCAGAAACGGCACTTTTGCGCGGCTGTGTATAACACAGAACTTAAACCTCGGCGCTGAGGAGGCTCTGAGGCAAAGAGTGATAGATGTAATAGCTATTGATATTAATGACTTATTAAAGAAAATAAACGGCACTTTAGTATTGCTGAGAAATCAAAAAACACAATTAATAATAACCAGTACTATATTGAAACGGGCAGAGCCCACAATAACAGAAACCTTACAGATGTGGCTAAGCGATCCCGTGGTCTCTAGCATATTATCCCTTCTTGCATTTATCCTACTGCTAGCGGCGTTTTTAACAGGACACCCCGCGGCAGTGGTTGCCGCCATTATACTATTAGTAATATCTATGTTCTCCTTTCTGCCAACCGCTTGGCTCGGGCTAGCGCTAATTATCATGGGGGCCGTGTTAATTATGGCGGAGATCTTAATGGGAATGGCGGCTCACGGCGCTGTGGCCGGCGTCGGCGCTGTTTTGTTAATAATAGGATTTCTCTCCGCATATCCTGCTAATTTCTTCAGCGGCGAGTTAATACACATAAAAGACTGGTGGTTAATTCAATTAGGATTATATATAGACATAGCAATATTTTTAGGATTTCTCAGTTTCGTAATATATAAAATTATCATACTATATAAACAACGGCCACCCTCAGAGTTTTTAACAAGTCTCAAAGGCGTAGAAGGCGTTGCAATAGACGACATCGGTCCTGAGAGCCCAGGCTTCGTCAAAGTATTCGGAGAGTACTGGAGGGCCGTCTCCGACACCCCCGTTAGGAAGGGATGCAGGATACGCGTAGTAGAGACAATAGGAGATATGCTAAAAGTAGAGCCGCTACAGTGCTAG
- a CDS encoding V-type ATP synthase subunit D, producing MSFRPPPSRLELIRLRRQLALFQRMKKTLEDARNSTVQRIRALVLDLEKLRREIADGFVEVAENFKIAVAKSGIDKIESIAELTPKTVRVELINRGTHVGLEVSNYVTYPTYSIASEAAELDIALAKMRSLLEKLIEFAEKETLFYTLLNRVREYQRMINAIDYVVIPRIKDNIQYIRLALEEAEREEFIRRKIIVAHQ from the coding sequence GTGTCGTTCAGACCCCCGCCGTCAAGGCTTGAGTTAATTAGGTTGAGGAGACAGTTGGCGTTATTCCAGCGCATGAAAAAGACGCTGGAAGATGCGAGGAACTCCACAGTCCAGAGGATAAGGGCACTGGTGTTAGATCTGGAGAAACTTCGGCGTGAAATAGCGGATGGCTTTGTGGAAGTTGCTGAGAACTTTAAGATCGCAGTTGCGAAGTCCGGCATTGACAAAATAGAAAGTATAGCAGAGCTGACTCCCAAGACGGTTAGAGTTGAACTGATAAACAGGGGGACTCACGTTGGGCTGGAGGTGAGTAATTACGTGACGTACCCAACATACAGCATTGCCTCAGAGGCCGCGGAGTTAGATATAGCGTTGGCAAAAATGCGCTCCCTCCTAGAGAAGCTAATAGAATTCGCAGAAAAAGAAACTCTCTTTTACACATTGCTAAACAGAGTGAGGGAGTATCAGAGGATGATTAACGCTATAGATTACGTCGTAATTCCACGCATTAAAGATAACATACAATACATCCGCTTGGCGTTAGAAGAGGCGGAGAGAGAGGAGTTCATAAGGAGGAAAATAATAGTGGCGCATCAATAG
- a CDS encoding GTPase has protein sequence MKETWRLVRRVVEDGDIVLEVLDARDPEATRSVEVEKIAEELGKRLLVVLNKADLVEREIAEQWKSYLESRGMNVVYISAKYRLGTRKLITHIRALAPRIPATVVVVGYPNVGKSTIINYLKGRHVAPTSPKPGWTRGEQLVKAKSWLTVLDTPGIVRTKSTGDLALDVIRGLVDPGTVDDPVPYAYALLKRVVKHNPDALKEAYGIESDIDNALVEIGKVKRRLLKGGRINIEEAARIVLKDWIVGKLRYALPPPNV, from the coding sequence GTGAAGGAGACGTGGCGGCTAGTTAGGAGAGTGGTAGAGGACGGAGACATAGTGCTAGAGGTGCTTGACGCCAGAGACCCCGAGGCGACTAGGAGCGTAGAGGTTGAAAAAATAGCTGAGGAACTCGGCAAGAGGCTCTTAGTGGTGTTGAATAAGGCGGATTTAGTGGAGAGGGAAATCGCGGAGCAGTGGAAGAGCTATCTAGAAAGCCGCGGCATGAACGTAGTATACATCAGCGCGAAGTATAGACTTGGCACCCGTAAGTTAATTACCCATATAAGGGCCCTGGCTCCGAGGATACCAGCTACTGTAGTAGTAGTAGGCTATCCTAACGTAGGGAAGTCTACTATCATTAACTATTTGAAGGGGAGACACGTGGCGCCCACTAGCCCCAAGCCGGGCTGGACAAGGGGAGAGCAACTAGTTAAGGCAAAGAGCTGGCTCACTGTGCTGGATACGCCTGGTATTGTGAGAACTAAGTCTACTGGAGATTTGGCTCTCGACGTAATTCGCGGACTCGTCGATCCCGGCACTGTTGATGACCCCGTGCCCTATGCATACGCCTTGCTTAAACGGGTAGTTAAGCACAATCCTGACGCGTTGAAAGAGGCTTACGGCATTGAAAGCGATATTGACAACGCTCTAGTAGAAATTGGGAAGGTAAAACGCAGACTGCTCAAGGGGGGAAGGATAAATATTGAAGAAGCCGCCCGCATAGTGTTAAAAGACTGGATCGTTGGCAAACTCAGATACGCCCTCCCGCCGCCAAACGTATAA
- a CDS encoding ATP synthase subunit C produces the protein MKSKALLAIVLAATIAFAQTTDGQRYIGAGLAVGLAGLGAGIGVGIAGAAAMSALVEKPQERVWYLIFLALAEAIAIYGLLVSILLI, from the coding sequence ATGAAATCCAAAGCGCTGCTTGCAATTGTGCTTGCCGCTACAATTGCATTTGCACAGACAACAGATGGGCAAAGGTACATTGGCGCTGGCCTAGCAGTTGGCCTCGCGGGTCTCGGCGCCGGTATAGGCGTGGGTATAGCAGGCGCCGCAGCTATGTCAGCACTAGTGGAGAAGCCGCAAGAAAGAGTGTGGTACTTGATCTTCCTGGCGCTTGCAGAGGCAATAGCTATATACGGGCTACTAGTCAGTATACTGTTAATATAG
- a CDS encoding NERD domain-containing protein produces MQDIYDAVKRFLSGDKSAATLLIDAGFLNRGEPLTKGYVLYKALKYGLHVYSFIRNLNWDEFEEFIRYVFSEFGFNVAANVRLKCNGGAEFDIIAWNKEVAFVIEAKKWKGGGGKWAEVARKHLEKTAKCLDKLLAFSPSVVPVVISSTETSFISGGVPLVPVWKIGNFLSSFHDLKDHITILK; encoded by the coding sequence ATGCAGGACATATATGACGCAGTGAAGAGGTTTTTGTCCGGAGATAAATCAGCCGCCACGCTTTTAATTGACGCGGGGTTTTTAAATAGGGGTGAGCCGCTTACTAAGGGATACGTCTTATACAAGGCGTTGAAATACGGCCTTCACGTCTATAGTTTTATTAGAAATCTCAACTGGGATGAATTCGAGGAGTTCATACGATACGTCTTTTCCGAATTCGGTTTTAACGTGGCGGCGAATGTAAGACTTAAATGCAACGGCGGCGCCGAGTTTGACATAATTGCGTGGAATAAAGAAGTCGCCTTTGTAATCGAGGCCAAGAAGTGGAAAGGCGGCGGCGGGAAGTGGGCAGAGGTGGCGCGGAAGCACTTGGAAAAGACCGCGAAATGTTTAGATAAGCTACTGGCCTTTTCTCCCTCTGTGGTGCCCGTAGTAATTTCCTCTACGGAGACTAGTTTTATTTCCGGCGGAGTGCCTCTGGTGCCTGTCTGGAAAATAGGGAACTTTCTCTCCTCTTTTCACGATCTCAAGGATCACATTACTATACTTAAGTAG